In one window of Nakamurella alba DNA:
- a CDS encoding BTAD domain-containing putative transcriptional regulator — MQYRVLGPLEVVRDDHAVDLGGPKQRAVLAVLLLSAGRVVPTDSIIDAVWGEDAPPSVTGSLQAHISNLRRLLRDSSTATSPIVRRAPGYSLSVPAESIDLSLFTADVERARTAAAHRDWGLTVQAAEAALHRWRGTLLADWQDEEWVRIPAAGVDERRAEALELLVTGLLGSGRETESLHPARLLHELQPLRDKACWLYVLALHRAGRSGEALDVHRAHTRRLDEELGLETGPDLRELQGAILRQDPSLMAWPGPAAQPAATPTAPAIPAPHTPDITVPAEGLVGRGRELDIAAGLFAEVRTGGDRWLLLGGPAGIGKTRLAEEIVRRWESTGGRAVRTTCPDDDGVPPWWPVRRVLRGLGSDDDAVLTPPEGSDADAARFAIYERVLGLLAEVSADAGGLLLLVDDVQWADPATLRFLTHLAAAPGANRLAVLLTARDGLRAPDLQRLLESAVRRAGTRQVTVPPLSVAEVGRLSELVGGRAVDPGEAAALTARTGGNPFFVAEYARLPEEERAAGDLPPSIRSVLGRRLSALDPAVLQVLRTAAIIGDPMDPALLRSVTRIDPEELADLLDEASDERIIVAAADGRYTFAHALLRDEVMAGMSAVRRQRLHARVADSLGPGGPTERLVRRAAHLVAALPLADPATALDACRAAAVDADRRWLSEAAADWWEIALQVADQLSLSGRDALTDTERDDLVIARVDALARAGRGQTVLDVVDAALLDAARQGRTGSVGRLASTLLRTAGAWPWTTYGADPAPLLTRLAGVERMVSTDPAAHVQVLAALAVGSCYDPDGAVPDRLSAHALEIAEQLGDPEVLADALLGRALTFSGVAARAEESVRLLERLAEVPHRQQRLDDVLRHSLLAMATMTLGDVTAAEEHRRRGAEAADLLRLPVGRVQLRWMEGELAQWHGDFVTTRAIYDQTYEMHQQTELYFSGVYYHALLALLWDSGRIGELGPPDVDKDVATWALAALHAARGEAAAADRVIGEELAADGPLVWTSHGRWTLMAHLTADLGLHHHVNALLDRLVPLQHCIATMGHVGVFGPIGLAVARLHLLRGDPEAAAEPLAVATVLAENGGGPVSLARCRSLAAELEDLSMADSR; from the coding sequence GTGCAGTACCGCGTACTCGGGCCACTGGAGGTGGTCCGCGACGACCATGCCGTGGACCTGGGCGGGCCGAAGCAGCGGGCCGTGCTCGCCGTGCTGCTGCTGTCCGCCGGGCGGGTCGTGCCGACGGACTCGATCATCGACGCGGTGTGGGGCGAGGATGCGCCACCGAGCGTGACAGGCAGTCTGCAGGCGCACATCTCGAACCTGCGACGACTGCTGCGGGACAGCAGCACCGCGACCTCCCCGATCGTCCGACGGGCACCGGGGTACTCGCTCTCCGTTCCGGCGGAGTCCATCGACCTGTCGCTGTTCACCGCGGACGTGGAGCGCGCCCGGACCGCGGCCGCCCACCGCGACTGGGGGCTGACGGTGCAGGCCGCGGAGGCCGCCCTGCACCGTTGGCGCGGAACCCTTCTCGCCGACTGGCAGGACGAGGAGTGGGTCCGCATCCCGGCCGCCGGTGTCGACGAGCGGCGGGCCGAGGCCCTCGAACTCCTGGTGACCGGACTGCTCGGATCCGGTCGGGAGACAGAGTCGCTGCACCCGGCCCGGTTGCTGCACGAGCTGCAGCCCTTGCGCGACAAGGCCTGCTGGTTGTACGTTCTCGCGCTGCACCGGGCGGGTCGATCGGGTGAGGCGCTGGACGTCCACCGCGCCCACACCCGGCGGCTCGACGAGGAACTGGGTCTGGAGACCGGACCGGACCTGCGGGAGCTGCAGGGCGCGATCCTGCGGCAGGACCCGTCGCTGATGGCCTGGCCGGGTCCCGCTGCGCAGCCGGCCGCGACCCCGACCGCACCCGCGATACCGGCCCCGCACACGCCCGACATCACCGTCCCGGCCGAGGGTCTCGTCGGCCGGGGGCGGGAGTTGGACATCGCGGCCGGGCTCTTCGCCGAGGTACGGACCGGCGGGGATCGCTGGCTGCTGCTCGGCGGCCCGGCCGGGATCGGCAAGACCCGGCTGGCCGAGGAGATCGTGCGCCGCTGGGAGTCCACCGGCGGCCGGGCGGTCCGGACGACCTGTCCGGACGACGACGGCGTCCCGCCGTGGTGGCCGGTCCGCCGCGTGCTGCGCGGGTTGGGATCCGACGACGACGCGGTGCTCACCCCGCCCGAGGGCAGCGACGCCGACGCGGCCCGGTTCGCGATCTACGAGCGGGTGCTGGGCCTGTTGGCCGAGGTGTCGGCCGACGCGGGCGGGTTGCTGCTGCTCGTCGACGACGTGCAGTGGGCGGACCCGGCGACCTTGCGCTTCCTGACCCACCTGGCCGCCGCGCCCGGGGCGAACCGGCTCGCGGTCCTGCTCACCGCCCGCGACGGGCTGCGGGCACCGGACCTGCAGCGGCTGCTCGAATCTGCGGTGCGCCGGGCCGGTACCCGTCAGGTCACCGTGCCACCGCTGTCGGTGGCGGAGGTGGGCCGGTTGTCGGAGCTGGTCGGCGGCCGCGCCGTCGACCCCGGGGAGGCCGCCGCGCTCACCGCCCGCACCGGTGGCAATCCCTTCTTCGTCGCCGAGTACGCCCGGCTCCCCGAGGAGGAGCGGGCCGCCGGCGACCTGCCCCCGTCCATCAGATCGGTACTGGGGCGGCGGTTGTCGGCGCTGGACCCGGCGGTGCTCCAGGTGCTGCGGACCGCTGCGATCATCGGCGACCCGATGGATCCTGCACTGCTCCGCTCCGTGACCCGGATCGACCCGGAGGAACTGGCCGACCTGCTCGACGAGGCCTCCGACGAACGGATCATCGTCGCCGCCGCCGACGGCAGGTACACCTTCGCCCATGCGCTGCTGCGCGACGAGGTGATGGCCGGGATGTCCGCCGTGCGCCGGCAGCGGCTGCACGCCCGGGTCGCCGACAGCCTGGGTCCGGGCGGACCGACCGAGCGGCTGGTGCGTCGGGCGGCGCACCTGGTCGCCGCGCTGCCGTTGGCCGACCCAGCCACCGCTCTCGATGCCTGCCGCGCGGCGGCGGTGGACGCCGACCGGCGCTGGCTGTCCGAGGCCGCGGCCGACTGGTGGGAGATCGCACTGCAGGTGGCGGACCAACTCTCGCTGTCCGGCCGGGACGCGCTGACCGATACCGAACGGGACGACCTGGTGATCGCCCGGGTCGACGCCCTGGCCCGGGCCGGGCGCGGGCAGACCGTGCTGGACGTGGTCGACGCGGCGCTGCTGGACGCCGCGCGCCAGGGACGAACGGGGTCCGTCGGCCGTCTCGCGTCGACGCTGCTGCGCACCGCCGGCGCCTGGCCGTGGACGACCTACGGCGCGGACCCGGCGCCGCTGCTCACCCGACTGGCCGGCGTGGAGCGGATGGTCAGCACCGACCCGGCCGCCCACGTCCAGGTGCTCGCCGCCCTCGCCGTCGGGAGCTGTTACGACCCGGACGGGGCGGTGCCGGACCGACTCAGTGCCCACGCGCTCGAGATCGCCGAGCAGCTGGGCGATCCCGAGGTGCTCGCCGACGCGCTGCTCGGCCGGGCGCTCACCTTCTCCGGGGTGGCCGCCCGCGCCGAGGAGTCCGTCCGGCTGCTGGAACGACTGGCGGAGGTGCCGCACCGGCAGCAGCGGCTCGACGACGTGCTCCGGCACAGCCTGCTCGCCATGGCCACGATGACCCTGGGCGACGTCACCGCCGCGGAGGAGCACCGACGTCGCGGAGCCGAGGCGGCCGATCTCCTGCGGTTGCCGGTCGGCCGGGTGCAGCTGCGCTGGATGGAGGGCGAACTGGCCCAGTGGCACGGCGATTTCGTGACCACCCGGGCGATCTACGACCAGACCTACGAGATGCACCAGCAGACCGAGCTGTACTTCAGCGGGGTGTACTACCACGCACTGCTCGCGCTGCTCTGGGACTCCGGCCGGATCGGCGAACTGGGCCCGCCGGATGTCGACAAGGACGTCGCCACCTGGGCTCTCGCCGCCTTGCACGCCGCGCGCGGTGAGGCCGCCGCCGCCGACCGGGTGATCGGCGAGGAGCTGGCCGCCGACGGTCCGCTGGTCTGGACCTCGCACGGCCGGTGGACGCTGATGGCACACCTCACGGCCGATCTCGGTCTGCACCATCACGTCAACGCCCTGCTCGACCGACTGGTCCCGCTGCAGCACTGCATCGCCACCATGGGCCATGTGGGCGTGTTCGGGCCGATCGGATTGGCCGTCGCGCGCCTGCACCTGCTGCGCGGGGATCCCGAGGCGGCCGCCGAACCGCTCGCGGTGGCGACCGTGCTGGCCGAGAACGGCGGTGGCCCGGTGTCGCTCGCCCGCTGCCGGTCTCTGGCCGCCGAGCTCGAGGATCTGTCGATGGCCGATTCCCGCTGA
- a CDS encoding FAD-binding oxidoreductase, with product MTTFPTHASPELPGPGRPRSTEPAAPVGIAPTPASRNDVVPTSGPIPFGELRSMLDGDLLMPGDPDFAAMATPWNLAVPADAAAVAVVDGPADIAAAVRFAGVHALSVAVRLTGHGAVPGSAPTLLIHTGRLDELEVRPDGTARVGAGVRWNEVMAAASPLGLAAPAGSSPHVGVVGFLTGGGIGPFVRTLGLGSDHVLAFDVVTGDGEMRRASTVENPALFWALRGGKGVAGIVVAVELRLPRVSTFFGGAIHLDGSHAARVLHAWRDWTAGLPEQGTSSVALVRLPPMPGVPAELAGRLTVAVRFGWLGDPDEGRRVIAPMLDLAPVLLGGMDVLPYGALELIHADPVDPMPGHEASSVLRELTADDVETVLRSAGPEADCPQVLVEIRHLGGALARTPAHPDAFSHRDARYLVSLIGLGVPPLMQAVADHADGLIAALAPRSCGRLPNFAPSTAPAEVRRTYSPETLRRLATLAATYDPAGVLADAAPIRQACLDT from the coding sequence GTGACCACCTTCCCCACCCACGCCTCACCCGAACTGCCCGGACCCGGCCGTCCCCGATCCACCGAGCCGGCCGCGCCGGTCGGGATCGCACCGACCCCCGCGTCCCGGAACGACGTCGTACCCACGTCGGGCCCGATCCCGTTCGGCGAGCTCCGATCGATGCTCGACGGGGACCTGCTGATGCCCGGCGACCCCGATTTCGCGGCGATGGCCACCCCCTGGAATCTGGCGGTGCCGGCCGATGCGGCCGCAGTGGCCGTGGTCGACGGTCCGGCGGACATCGCCGCGGCCGTCCGCTTCGCCGGCGTGCATGCCCTGTCCGTCGCGGTCCGCCTCACCGGACACGGCGCCGTCCCGGGGAGCGCACCCACCCTGCTGATCCACACCGGCCGGCTCGACGAGCTGGAGGTGCGCCCGGACGGCACCGCCCGGGTGGGAGCCGGCGTGCGGTGGAACGAGGTGATGGCCGCCGCCTCACCGCTCGGGCTTGCGGCCCCCGCCGGGTCCTCCCCGCACGTGGGCGTCGTCGGATTCCTCACCGGTGGTGGGATCGGGCCGTTCGTCCGCACCCTCGGCCTCGGGTCCGACCACGTCCTCGCCTTCGACGTGGTGACCGGTGACGGCGAGATGCGCCGGGCCTCGACGGTCGAGAACCCGGCCCTGTTCTGGGCCTTGCGCGGCGGCAAGGGCGTCGCGGGCATCGTCGTCGCCGTGGAGCTCCGGTTGCCCAGGGTCAGCACCTTCTTCGGCGGTGCGATCCACCTGGACGGCTCGCACGCGGCACGCGTGCTGCACGCCTGGCGCGACTGGACCGCCGGACTGCCGGAGCAGGGCACCAGTTCCGTCGCCCTGGTCCGGCTCCCACCGATGCCGGGCGTCCCGGCCGAACTGGCCGGCCGGCTCACCGTCGCGGTGCGCTTCGGGTGGCTCGGCGATCCGGACGAGGGGCGGCGGGTCATCGCACCGATGCTCGACCTGGCACCTGTTCTGCTCGGCGGGATGGACGTGCTCCCCTACGGTGCGCTCGAACTGATCCACGCCGACCCGGTGGACCCGATGCCGGGACACGAGGCCTCCTCGGTCCTGCGCGAGTTGACCGCCGACGACGTCGAGACCGTGCTCCGGTCCGCCGGGCCGGAGGCCGACTGCCCGCAGGTGCTCGTCGAGATCCGGCACCTGGGTGGCGCTCTCGCCCGGACACCGGCCCACCCGGACGCCTTCTCGCACCGGGACGCCCGGTACCTGGTGTCGTTGATCGGGCTGGGGGTGCCACCACTGATGCAGGCGGTCGCCGATCACGCCGACGGACTGATCGCCGCTCTGGCGCCCCGATCGTGCGGTCGGCTGCCGAACTTCGCGCCCTCGACGGCACCGGCCGAGGTGCGCCGCACCTACTCCCCCGAGACGCTGCGCCGGCTGGCCACACTTGCCGCGACCTACGACCCGGCCGGGGTGCTGGCCGATGCGGCTCCGATCCGGCAGGCCTGCCTCGACACCTGA
- a CDS encoding VOC family protein: MTASEKSEKATTTAKAGPATPTLAMFTIDCADPGPTATFYAELLGLTVSYQDDDAVMLAGESGPALGFGRVEGHRPPAWPDPDGGKQFHLDLNVADIPAATARALELGATEPEFQPGEGKWTVLLDPAGHPFCLATWPS; this comes from the coding sequence ATGACCGCATCAGAGAAGTCCGAGAAGGCAACCACCACAGCGAAGGCAGGACCGGCGACGCCGACGCTCGCCATGTTCACCATCGACTGTGCGGATCCGGGACCGACCGCCACTTTCTATGCCGAGTTGCTCGGCCTGACCGTGAGCTACCAGGACGACGACGCCGTGATGCTCGCCGGGGAGAGCGGACCGGCACTGGGGTTCGGCCGGGTGGAAGGACATCGTCCGCCGGCGTGGCCGGACCCGGACGGTGGCAAGCAGTTCCACCTCGACCTCAACGTCGCCGACATCCCGGCGGCCACGGCACGAGCACTGGAGCTCGGGGCCACCGAGCCGGAGTTCCAGCCCGGAGAGGGGAAGTGGACGGTCCTGCTGGACCCGGCCGGGCATCCCTTCTGCCTGGCGACCTGGCCCAGCTGA
- a CDS encoding DUF3817 domain-containing protein, with the protein MGPLMLFRRVAVAEAITWVLLLIGMFLKYVTRTTDLGVSIFGMVHGIVFVAYCVVTVLVWVDQRWPAGRGLLALFCAIPPLLTLWFDRRAERRGHLARTWRLREDGTAVRAPERVVRWLLVRPLRGALVGVLTVAALTGVALVVGPPASS; encoded by the coding sequence ATGGGTCCGTTGATGCTGTTCCGCCGGGTGGCCGTGGCCGAGGCGATCACCTGGGTGCTGCTGCTGATCGGGATGTTCCTCAAGTACGTGACCCGGACGACCGACCTCGGTGTCTCGATCTTCGGCATGGTGCACGGCATCGTCTTCGTCGCCTACTGCGTGGTCACCGTGCTCGTCTGGGTCGACCAGCGCTGGCCGGCCGGCCGCGGGCTCCTCGCCCTCTTCTGCGCGATCCCACCCCTGCTCACCCTCTGGTTCGACCGGCGGGCCGAACGCCGCGGCCACCTCGCTCGGACCTGGCGTCTACGTGAGGACGGCACCGCGGTCCGCGCGCCGGAGCGTGTCGTCCGCTGGCTGCTGGTCCGCCCGCTGCGTGGTGCGCTGGTCGGGGTGCTGACCGTCGCCGCCCTGACCGGTGTCGCCCTCGTCGTCGGCCCGCCCGCCTCTTCCTGA
- a CDS encoding GGDEF domain-containing protein, with the protein MGRRPAGAALLHRIRPVVLRRSLAASTAPTAVYSRPFRRTGAVTLLVLLDLLPLICAFLTRQTLSPVGWSVLWVLPTVVAAAAHRRLFVIQAALAVLATATTCVLGAARHGATAISASIAFATVAGAVVGAAVIARRLSRDTEVGLAALRTAARTDRLTGALNRRGLEEAFLRLADRSDGSVALIAVDLDGLKSINDRHGHAAGDRAIVETVTRMRGAVGPDGLVARIGGDEMIAVVAGATAPFATVSAALAETPPLAASVGAATATDCSSLMDLHALIVAADADLYRIKSERRGRVEAASAGAARASTGAPTEPGGTPFTAGDAAAPAPSAPAGTDHSRPDAQEIGEPDPVPGTTEPLPPRHVTPLGDRVRYAGLAAWFGAIGIVGTLVRPDGQVQGTSPVVIGVALLFDALLVGFLLRPGPVRTTITPAVWVSLVILSLISATRETTADASVGTAIWVLPVLLIARYLGPRTNIAIYAYLVLLQIGVDIVRPPTQSMIVVLHLVQAAAVIATGAWFGRLCRSDARSRRILAELAVTDPLTGMSNRRGLDATVSGWDPSAPVDVMILDVDNFKLVNDRNGHHGGDRCLAGLALILRRSVPPGAVIARVGGDEFVVVSREPLPDGLMTEVAVDLDALPAPITVSHGVAHGRAGDLWDLVLLADSGLMAGRRRTRPVVDEVLPEPH; encoded by the coding sequence ATGGGCCGACGGCCTGCCGGTGCCGCACTCCTGCACCGCATCCGTCCGGTCGTCCTCCGCCGGTCGCTCGCCGCGAGCACGGCACCGACCGCCGTGTACTCGCGCCCGTTCCGCCGGACCGGGGCGGTCACGCTGCTGGTCCTGCTCGACCTGCTGCCGCTGATCTGCGCATTCCTGACCCGCCAGACGCTGTCACCGGTCGGCTGGAGCGTGCTCTGGGTGCTGCCGACGGTCGTCGCCGCCGCGGCGCACCGCCGACTGTTCGTCATCCAGGCCGCGCTCGCCGTGCTGGCGACGGCGACGACCTGCGTGCTCGGTGCCGCCCGGCACGGGGCGACCGCGATCTCGGCGTCGATCGCCTTCGCCACCGTCGCCGGCGCGGTGGTCGGCGCCGCGGTGATCGCCCGGCGACTGAGCCGGGACACGGAGGTGGGCCTGGCGGCGCTCCGGACGGCCGCGCGCACGGACCGGCTGACCGGTGCGCTCAACCGGCGGGGCCTCGAGGAGGCCTTCCTCCGGCTCGCGGACCGGTCGGACGGGTCGGTAGCGCTGATCGCCGTCGACCTCGACGGGTTGAAGTCGATCAACGACCGGCACGGCCACGCCGCGGGCGACCGGGCGATCGTGGAGACGGTGACCCGGATGCGGGGCGCGGTCGGGCCGGACGGGTTGGTCGCCCGGATCGGCGGCGACGAGATGATCGCGGTGGTCGCCGGTGCGACCGCGCCGTTCGCGACCGTGTCCGCCGCGCTGGCGGAGACACCACCCCTCGCGGCCAGTGTCGGCGCGGCCACCGCCACCGACTGCAGCAGCCTGATGGACCTGCACGCGCTGATCGTCGCGGCCGATGCCGATCTCTACCGGATCAAGTCCGAGCGCCGCGGGCGCGTCGAGGCGGCATCGGCAGGCGCTGCGAGGGCATCGACCGGCGCTCCGACAGAGCCGGGCGGGACCCCCTTCACCGCCGGGGACGCCGCTGCCCCGGCGCCGTCGGCACCGGCCGGCACGGACCACTCCCGGCCGGACGCGCAGGAGATCGGGGAGCCGGACCCGGTCCCCGGTACCACCGAACCGCTGCCGCCCCGGCACGTGACCCCGCTCGGTGATCGGGTGCGCTACGCCGGACTGGCCGCGTGGTTCGGCGCCATCGGCATCGTCGGCACCCTGGTGCGGCCGGACGGCCAGGTGCAGGGCACCTCCCCGGTGGTGATCGGTGTCGCGCTGTTGTTCGATGCACTGCTGGTCGGCTTCCTGCTGCGGCCCGGACCGGTGCGCACGACGATCACCCCCGCGGTCTGGGTGTCGCTGGTGATCCTGTCGCTGATCTCGGCCACCCGGGAGACGACCGCGGACGCATCCGTGGGGACCGCGATCTGGGTGCTGCCGGTGCTGTTGATCGCGCGGTACCTGGGTCCACGGACCAACATCGCGATCTACGCCTACCTGGTCCTGCTGCAGATCGGCGTCGACATCGTGCGGCCGCCGACGCAGTCGATGATCGTGGTGCTGCACCTGGTCCAGGCCGCCGCCGTGATCGCGACCGGGGCGTGGTTCGGACGACTGTGCCGGTCGGACGCCCGGAGCCGGCGGATCCTCGCCGAGCTCGCGGTGACCGACCCGCTGACCGGCATGTCGAACCGGCGGGGACTGGACGCCACCGTGTCCGGCTGGGATCCCTCGGCCCCGGTCGACGTGATGATCCTGGACGTCGACAACTTCAAGCTGGTCAACGACCGCAACGGCCACCACGGTGGGGACCGGTGCCTGGCCGGCCTGGCTCTCATCCTTCGCCGGAGTGTGCCGCCCGGCGCGGTGATCGCGCGGGTCGGCGGCGACGAGTTCGTCGTGGTGTCCAGGGAGCCGCTGCCCGACGGGCTGATGACGGAGGTGGCCGTCGACCTCGACGCCCTGCCGGCGCCGATCACCGTGTCGCACGGGGTCGCCCATGGGCGAGCAGGTGACCTCTGGGATCTGGTGCTGCTCGCCGATTCCGGGCTGATGGCCGGCAGGCGCCGGACGCGGCCGGTGGTGGACGAGGTACTGCCCGAACCGCACTGA
- a CDS encoding MFS transporter, whose protein sequence is MVLSARRPDAVDILGPGGSVPTTGSPSGRGPGRFTVAVLAFAGMSAAFMQTLVVPIQAELPALLGTSRDGTAWVITATLLVGAVVMPVAGRLGDMYGKRKVVVGLLAVLTVGSVIAALSTSLGVLVVGRGLQGCGIAVIPLGISILRDLLPPDRLPGSVALISATLGVGGALGLPVSAFVVGHADWHTLFWVAACLATLNIALVLTLVPDSGVRSPARFDAVGAVGLMIGLSGVLLAVSQGRVWGWLGPATLGAGAGGVAVLLLWGWYELRRSAPMVDLRVVARRPVLLTNLASIAMGFALFANHVGLPQLLEQPRDTGVGLGLSLMSASLVMMPSGVMMIAMSPVAGRLTRVVGARVLLIAGALAIAVAYALLLVLDHSVASLLAANLVVGIGIGLGYAAMPTLIMQAVPASETAAANGINALMRSTGTGSAAAVIGAVLAAWSVDHGGHPTPTATAFQVTFAAGLVAAVLSALLAWAVPRRERNFDRDPALPG, encoded by the coding sequence ATGGTGCTCAGCGCCCGACGCCCCGACGCCGTCGACATTCTCGGACCGGGCGGATCAGTCCCGACCACCGGCTCCCCGTCAGGCCGCGGACCCGGCCGCTTCACCGTCGCCGTCCTTGCCTTCGCCGGAATGTCGGCGGCATTCATGCAGACCTTGGTGGTCCCGATCCAGGCCGAGCTGCCGGCACTGCTCGGAACCAGCCGGGACGGCACCGCCTGGGTCATCACGGCCACCCTGCTGGTGGGTGCCGTGGTGATGCCGGTCGCCGGACGGCTGGGCGACATGTACGGCAAGCGCAAGGTCGTGGTCGGGCTGCTCGCCGTGCTGACCGTCGGGTCGGTGATCGCCGCACTGTCCACCTCGCTGGGCGTGCTGGTGGTCGGCCGTGGGCTGCAGGGCTGTGGCATCGCCGTCATCCCGCTCGGCATCTCCATCCTGCGCGACCTGCTGCCGCCCGACCGGCTGCCCGGTTCGGTGGCGCTGATCAGCGCCACACTCGGTGTCGGCGGCGCGCTCGGACTCCCGGTCAGCGCGTTCGTGGTCGGTCACGCCGACTGGCACACCCTGTTCTGGGTGGCCGCCTGCCTGGCCACGCTCAACATCGCCCTTGTGCTGACCCTGGTCCCGGACAGCGGGGTCCGCTCACCGGCCCGGTTCGACGCGGTGGGCGCCGTCGGCCTGATGATCGGGTTGTCCGGTGTGCTGCTCGCCGTGTCGCAGGGCCGGGTCTGGGGCTGGCTCGGCCCGGCCACGCTCGGGGCCGGTGCCGGTGGTGTCGCGGTGCTGCTGCTCTGGGGCTGGTACGAGTTGCGCCGGTCGGCACCGATGGTGGACCTGCGGGTGGTCGCGCGGCGCCCGGTGCTGCTGACCAACCTCGCCTCGATCGCCATGGGCTTCGCCCTCTTCGCCAACCACGTCGGCCTGCCGCAGCTGCTGGAGCAGCCGCGCGACACCGGCGTCGGACTGGGGCTCTCGCTGATGTCGGCCAGCCTGGTGATGATGCCGTCCGGCGTCATGATGATCGCCATGTCGCCGGTGGCAGGGCGGCTGACCCGGGTCGTCGGTGCCCGGGTGCTGCTGATCGCCGGTGCCCTGGCCATCGCCGTCGCCTACGCGCTGCTGCTGGTGCTGGACCATTCGGTGGCGTCGCTGCTGGCGGCGAACCTGGTGGTGGGCATCGGGATCGGCCTCGGGTACGCAGCGATGCCGACGCTGATCATGCAGGCCGTGCCGGCCTCGGAGACGGCCGCCGCCAACGGCATCAACGCGCTGATGCGGTCCACCGGCACCGGGAGTGCGGCAGCGGTGATCGGCGCGGTGCTCGCCGCATGGTCCGTCGACCACGGCGGTCACCCGACGCCGACGGCGACCGCGTTCCAGGTCACCTTCGCCGCCGGTCTGGTGGCGGCAGTGCTCAGCGCCCTGCTGGCATGGGCAGTGCCGCGGCGGGAACGGAACTTCGACCGGGATCCCGCACTGCCCGGTTGA